The genomic segment aataatttatttatgatgATTTTTTCCAACCTATCCGATATTCTTGGCTTTTTACCAAAAGTTTCATAAAGATAAAATAATCCAGCTATAGTGTTATAATTAGAGTCAAAAGTTGTTCTCTACATAAACCACGCGCAACATCATATGATGTTTTTTGTTCGGATACAAAAGTAAGTATATAttcaattataaaattttatgtgtaGTATATTTTATTAGATTAATCCGTTCTATTTTTCCTCAAGATTTTTTAGTTACATATAAATTATTACAAGTCacatttcaaataaattttcaacCTCGATATTTCAATTTCTGCAGATTTTATATAGACAATGTCCCTATCCGCGAAATGGTGCGCAACGAGGCCATGGGAGACGATTTCCCGTCGAAGCCTATGGGATTATATGCAACCATTTGGGATGGCTCCGAATGGGCTACTTCCGGTGGCAAGTACAGAGCTAATTACAAGTATGCACCGTTCGTGGCGGAATTCACCGACCTCGTTCTACATGGATGCACGTCGGATCCACTTGAAGAGGTGATCGACACCGGCTGTGCCGAAAAAGATAGCCAACTTGATACTGCTGATTTTGCTAATATAACCCCGAAACAAAGGTTGTCCATGAAAAGATTTAGGAGTAAGTACGTGTATTACTCTTATTGTTATGACATCGTGAGGTATGCGGTGCCACCGCCGGAATGTGACGTTGATCCGGTGGAGAGGCGGCGGTACAAGGACAATGGACGGTTGAAGTTCGACAAGTTTCATAGACGGAGTTACAAGAGAAGAGGGGAGATTGTGAAAGCAAAGCGTTACGATCAaaatgaagatgatgaagacTGAAATTCATACACCAAATTTCATGTACATAGTGGTATATATACTTGATTTTTGCATTTTTTGGGtctttttctttattttctattttaattttaattttatgttttgggaaaaaaatttacACGTGGAAGCACAGATTGGAGAGAATATtcttttcttgtaaaataaaataaaataaattgttcaAAGATTTGAATGTGAAATAAATTTGTGTGCTATTTAcgaaaattctaaaaatatGGTTTGAAGAGGAATGTATCTGtgatgaatttgaatttttagtTGGAGCACCGAGTCGGATATTCCTACTAAATAAGTTGATTATTAAGCGAGGTCAGATTGACACGATTTAATTCTTAAAACACGCGCAATGGCTCATACACATAGCtgttaaaaagttaaaaaagaTGGGCGCATCACTTTTTAACGgattgaaaaattattaatccaACTCAACTTACTTATTTTGGGATGAGTCGACCCGTTGAACACCCATGGTTAATGGATTGGGCGACTTAGCCCATATTAACATATGCATGCATATACTAAAACTtagtttaattattaaaattcgaTCAAACCAATCACTTTGCAACGCCTATTAGACTTGTTACCATGAAATGGAGAAGGAAGAAATGAAGAGCAAGTTGGGGTGTGCAACAAGTATGTGGTTACCAAGAAGAAAAAATATTGTAACCCGATAGATTCTAAAGCTCCGTGGTTGGTGTGTAGGTCTctctcaaataaaaaaatatcctAAATTGCAAATCACGCGCTTGCTTGTTCCGCCAATAACCTTGAACGATTTCAAGTTTTGGAAGCTTTTTCATTGTGGTGTCACCCCTGTAAACTTTTATCTTAAGCCCTCCGATACCCATGGGACAGATTCTTGAGAAATTCCAAGGTAAATTTTCATCGATTCTTGAATTTCCCTTTTGAAATTACTGGGAATATGTATGGTATCATATACCGGTTTCTATTTTCTTGCGTGGTTGAAGTTTAATTAAGGAAATACATCTCCACCCCCCGAGTTTTGAGATTATCGATACATATTCTTGATGGGATTTTACTTTTTCGATCTAGGAGCTCTCGAATCCAAATTTTGATGCTTTTTGTCTCGATTAATTATGttccaaattttgaaccaaattacATCATGGTGCCATCATCGAATTCTTGGGAAGTTGAATCTGAAGCTGATTGTTACTTACGTTGACTTATACATTGACACAAATTCAGTGATGCCATCACCTAATCTTTGTAGCTCGTTTGTAGAGAGTCTTGTTAAAATACAAGTCCCGTACGGATTTTGGAAGCCAGATGGAGACTTATTGTAATATTAAAGCATCACGGTCTCGAAGTTATGCCGAGCAGCAATCGTAGTCGTTCTAACAAAAAGATTATCTATTATGCCAATGCAGGGGAGGGTTGGAAAGAAAGGAAGATTCGGGGGATAACTGACAGAGTTTTTGATCGTGTGAACCACCAGGATACTGACACGGCTAGTCTAACGTTTGAGGAGCTTTATATTGCTGTGTTACTCGTATACAAGTGAGAGGCTTCATCTGCGCATGATGTCCTATCCATATACTTTGACATAGTAATTTTGTTAATTTCTCCATTTTCCAAGTCTTTTAGATTTATTCTGAAATTGTTTTCCATCTTTGTAGTGACATTAATAAGCGGTTGCCTGGTCCACATTTCGACCCCCCCACAGAGGAACAAGTAAAAAGTCTGATGCTGGTGAGTTATAATTTTCcattttcacacacacacattcaccaGTAATCTTCCATTCGTGTTCCTTCACGCCACGCCCATGGTTGTTCAGTCCATGACAACCATTCCAAGTTCCCATTACATTTCTATTGAAATGATATTTTTTGTAACGAGTAGGAGAGTGATATCAATCTTGATGGTGAACTCGACCGGGCAGAATTCGTTAATTTCATCCTGCACGTAACAAGAGATACATTCGTGACTGTGAGCCGGGGATTGATCATTACTTTGGTTGCAGCTCCAACTTTGGCTTTGTTAACTAAAAGGACAACAGAGAATGTCCCCAGAGTCGGCAAGGTGGTGCAGAAAATACCCAACTCTGTCTACGCATCACTCGTGACCGTTGTGCTCGTTGCATTACAACAAACTGCAGAGAAGGTGTAAGGGGTCGCCTCCTCTCGAACTTGTTACAAGTATCAATACTCATAAACTAGTACAGAATCTCAAAAAGATAAAATGCTTGAATCTAGCAATTTGGTATGTTCTTCCTG from the Primulina tabacum isolate GXHZ01 chromosome 8, ASM2559414v2, whole genome shotgun sequence genome contains:
- the LOC142553149 gene encoding putative xyloglucan endotransglucosylase/hydrolase protein 30 → MDKFHYSVSFFLVLHVICVGFAAAGFNVSTIPFQKGFMNLFGESNIVRSVDDRSVQLQLNQFTGSGFKSSDLYNHGFFSAKIKLPSDYTAGIVVAFYTTNGDIFRKTHDELDFEFLGNIKGKAWRFQTNMYGNGSTDRGREERYYLWFDPSKEFHRYSILWTTHKIIFYIDNVPIREMVRNEAMGDDFPSKPMGLYATIWDGSEWATSGGKYRANYKYAPFVAEFTDLVLHGCTSDPLEEVIDTGCAEKDSQLDTADFANITPKQRLSMKRFRSKYVYYSYCYDIVRYAVPPPECDVDPVERRRYKDNGRLKFDKFHRRSYKRRGEIVKAKRYDQNEDDED
- the LOC142553150 gene encoding uncharacterized protein LOC142553150; translated protein: MGQILEKFQGEGWKERKIRGITDRVFDRVNHQDTDTASLTFEELYIAVLLVYNDINKRLPGPHFDPPTEEQVKSLMLESDINLDGELDRAEFVNFILHVTRDTFVTVSRGLIITLVAAPTLALLTKRTTENVPRVGKVVQKIPNSVYASLVTVVLVALQQTAEKV